Proteins from a single region of Budorcas taxicolor isolate Tak-1 chromosome 11, Takin1.1, whole genome shotgun sequence:
- the LOC128056581 gene encoding MIT domain-containing protein 1-like: MARSGLQQETRRTAALTVLKRALDLESESRNPQALVCYQEGIDMLLQVLKGTTDETKKHNLRKIISDYMDRAEHLKKRLEQEKEAGKYHKQIKIEENATGFSYESLFQEYLSETVTEVWIEDPYIRHTHQLYNFLRFCEMLVKRPCKVKTIHLLTSLDEGTGKRQQSSGLEEIKQSLRNHGVCLELEYSSSIHDREIRFNNGWIIKIGRGLDYFKKPQSRFSLGYCDFDLRPCHETTVDIFHNKHTKKI, from the exons ATGGCGAGGTCCGGCTTGCAGCAGGAAACTAGGAGAACAGCTGCACTGACGGTGTTAAAGCGGGCGTTAGATCTGGAGTCCGAGTCCCGGAACCCGCAGGCTCTGGTGTGTTACCAGGAGGGGATCGATATGCTCCTGCAGGTTCTGAAAG GCACCACAGATGAAACAAAGAAGCATaatctcagaaaaataatttctgactACATGGATAGAGCAGAACACTTAAAGAAACGCTTGgaacaagaaaaagaag CCGGAAAATATCACAAGCAAATTAAAATAGAAGAGAATGCAACAGGTTTCAGTTATGAGTCCCTTTTTCAAGAATACCTGAGTGAAACAGTTACAGAAGTTTGGATAGAAGATCCTTACATTAGACACACACATCAG CTGTATAACTTCCTTCGATTTTGTGAGATGCTGGTTAAGAGACCATGTAAAGTAAAAACTATTCATCTTCTCACCTCTCTGGATGAA GGCACTGGGAAACGGCAGCAGAGTAGTGgcctggaagaaataaaacagtcGCTCAGGAATCACGGCGTGTGTTTGGAATTAGAATATTCTTCTTCAATACATGACCGAGAAATTAG GTTCAACAATGGATGGATAATTAAGATTGGAAGGGGACTTGATTATTTTAAGAAACCACAG aGTCGTTTTTCCCTTGgatattgtgattttgatttaagACCATGTCATGAAACAACAGTGGACATTTTTCATAATAAGCACACGAAAAAAATATGA
- the LOC128056431 gene encoding lipoyltransferase 1, mitochondrial-like isoform X2, which produces MLIPFSMKNCFQLLYNFKVPAAGFKNTVKSGLILQSISNDVYHNLAVEDWIHDHMNLEGKPVLFLWRNSPTVVIGRHQNPWQECNLNLMREEGVKLARRRSGGGTVYHDMGNINLTFFTTKKKYDRMENLKLVVRALKAVQPHLDVQATERFDLLLDGQFKISGTASKIGRNAAYHHCTLLCSTDGTFLSSLLKSPYQGIRSNATASTPALVKNLMEKDPTLTCEVVINAVATEYAASHQIDNHIHLINPTDETVFPGINSKARELQTWEWIYGKTPKFSVDTSFTVLHEQSHLEIKVFIDVKNGRIEVCNIEAPDHWLPLEICDQLNASLIGNKFCPIETTVLTSILHRTYPGDDELHSKWNILCEKIKGIM; this is translated from the coding sequence ATGCTAATCCCATTTTCCATGAAGAATTGCTTCCAGTTACTTTATAATTTCAAGGTCCCAGCAGCTGGCTTTAAAAACACAGTTAAAAGTGGACTCATTTTACAGTCGATTTCCAATGACGTTTACCACAATCTGGCTGTGGAAGACTGGATCCACGACCATATGAATTTAGAAGGTAAGCCAGTCCTTTTCTTGTGGAGGAATTCTCCCACTGTGGTAATTGGTCGGCATCAGAACCCTTGGCAGGAATGTAACCTGAATCTGATGAGAGAAGAAGGTGTGAAACTGGCTCGGAGGAGAAGTGGAGGAGGCACAGTCTACCATGATATGGGTAACATCAACTTGACTTTTTTTACAACCAAGAAAAAGTATGATAGGATGGAGAATCTAAAATTAGTTGTGAGAGCCCTGAAGGCTGTCCAGCCACACCTGGACGTGCAGGCTACTGAAAGATTTGACCTTTTGCTTGACGGACAGTTTAAAATCTCAGGAACAGCTTCCAAGATTGGCCGCAATGCAGCTTATCACCATtgcactttgctgtgcagcactGACGGGACCTTCTTATCATCTTTGCTGAAGAGCCCTTACCAAGGGATCAGGAGCAATGCCACTGCCAGCACACCTGCCTTAGTGAAAAACCTTATGGAAAAAGATCCCACTCTGACCTGTGAAGTAGTGATAAACGCTGTTGCCACAGAGTATGCTGCTTCTCATCAAATCGATAACCACATTCACCTAATAAACCCAACAGACGAGACAGTGTTTCCTGGAATAAACAGCAAAGCCAGAGAACTACAGACCTGGGAATGGATATATGGCAAAACTCCGAAGTTCAGTGTGGATACTTCCTTCACTGTGTTACATGAACAGTCACACTTGGAAATTAAAGTATTCATAGACGTCAAGAATGGGAGAATTGAAGTCTGTAATATTGAAGCACCTGATCATTGGTTGCCGCTGGAAATATGCGACCAGTTAAATGCAAGTCTTATTGGTAATAAGTTTTGCCCAATTGAAACGACAGTGCTAACAAGTATATTACATAGAACATATCCAGGGGATGATGAACTACACAGTAAATGGAATATTCTGTGTGAAAAAATTAAGGGAATAATGTGA
- the LOC128056431 gene encoding lipoyltransferase 1, mitochondrial-like isoform X1, giving the protein MRGWLVFGSHAYLAHGPARGVGATGSSSMLIPFSMKNCFQLLYNFKVPAAGFKNTVKSGLILQSISNDVYHNLAVEDWIHDHMNLEGKPVLFLWRNSPTVVIGRHQNPWQECNLNLMREEGVKLARRRSGGGTVYHDMGNINLTFFTTKKKYDRMENLKLVVRALKAVQPHLDVQATERFDLLLDGQFKISGTASKIGRNAAYHHCTLLCSTDGTFLSSLLKSPYQGIRSNATASTPALVKNLMEKDPTLTCEVVINAVATEYAASHQIDNHIHLINPTDETVFPGINSKARELQTWEWIYGKTPKFSVDTSFTVLHEQSHLEIKVFIDVKNGRIEVCNIEAPDHWLPLEICDQLNASLIGNKFCPIETTVLTSILHRTYPGDDELHSKWNILCEKIKGIM; this is encoded by the exons ATGCGCGGCTGGCTGGTCTTCGGGTCGCACGCGTACCTCGCACACGGTCCTGCGCGCGGCGTGGGCGCGACCGGAAGTAGCAG CATGCTAATCCCATTTTCCATGAAGAATTGCTTCCAGTTACTTTATAATTTCAAGGTCCCAGCAGCTGGCTTTAAAAACACAGTTAAAAGTGGACTCATTTTACAGTCGATTTCCAATGACGTTTACCACAATCTGGCTGTGGAAGACTGGATCCACGACCATATGAATTTAGAAGGTAAGCCAGTCCTTTTCTTGTGGAGGAATTCTCCCACTGTGGTAATTGGTCGGCATCAGAACCCTTGGCAGGAATGTAACCTGAATCTGATGAGAGAAGAAGGTGTGAAACTGGCTCGGAGGAGAAGTGGAGGAGGCACAGTCTACCATGATATGGGTAACATCAACTTGACTTTTTTTACAACCAAGAAAAAGTATGATAGGATGGAGAATCTAAAATTAGTTGTGAGAGCCCTGAAGGCTGTCCAGCCACACCTGGACGTGCAGGCTACTGAAAGATTTGACCTTTTGCTTGACGGACAGTTTAAAATCTCAGGAACAGCTTCCAAGATTGGCCGCAATGCAGCTTATCACCATtgcactttgctgtgcagcactGACGGGACCTTCTTATCATCTTTGCTGAAGAGCCCTTACCAAGGGATCAGGAGCAATGCCACTGCCAGCACACCTGCCTTAGTGAAAAACCTTATGGAAAAAGATCCCACTCTGACCTGTGAAGTAGTGATAAACGCTGTTGCCACAGAGTATGCTGCTTCTCATCAAATCGATAACCACATTCACCTAATAAACCCAACAGACGAGACAGTGTTTCCTGGAATAAACAGCAAAGCCAGAGAACTACAGACCTGGGAATGGATATATGGCAAAACTCCGAAGTTCAGTGTGGATACTTCCTTCACTGTGTTACATGAACAGTCACACTTGGAAATTAAAGTATTCATAGACGTCAAGAATGGGAGAATTGAAGTCTGTAATATTGAAGCACCTGATCATTGGTTGCCGCTGGAAATATGCGACCAGTTAAATGCAAGTCTTATTGGTAATAAGTTTTGCCCAATTGAAACGACAGTGCTAACAAGTATATTACATAGAACATATCCAGGGGATGATGAACTACACAGTAAATGGAATATTCTGTGTGAAAAAATTAAGGGAATAATGTGA